Within the Herbaspirillum sp. RTI4 genome, the region ATGGCGACATCATTGATGGTGCCATGCACCGAGAGACAACCAATATCGCCGCCCGGGAAAAATAAGGGCGACACTACATGCCCATCGGTTGCCATCACCATGCGGCCTACTGGCGCGGCAAAGCTGGCCTGATCGTTACCCTGACGCAGCCACTCATTGTCGAAGGCGACAAGAAACAACTCTTCGATGAGCTGGGCCGACGCACGACCACCCGCGCCATGCCCCATATCAATACAGCCTTTTTTGAAATCCAGCGATCTGACGTAGCTTTTTTTAACGATCGTGTTCATGCGGCTACCACGGCAATATCCTTGAAGCGGCCATACGAATAATGCGCCGCGCAGGCGCCTTCACTCGATACCATGCAGGAACCCATAGGATTTTCCGGCGTACACACCGTGCCGAATATTTTGCAATCGGCCGGTTCTTTCACCCCGCGCAAAATCGCACCACATTCACATGCCTTGTTGTCAGGCACAGGCTTGTAAGCCAGGTCATAACGGGTTTCGGCATCGAAACGCGCATACGTGGATCGGATGCGCAAGGCGCTGAACGGCACCTCGCCCAATCCACGCCACTCAAAAGAGGGACGCAGTTCAAACACCTCGGCCACCATTGCCTGCGCGCGAAGATTGCCATGCGACGTTACCGCGCGCGTAAATTCATTTTCCACTTCACTGCGACCTTCATTGACCTGCCTAACCAGCATCAGAATCGCCTGCATCACATCAAGCGGCTCGAAACCGGCGATCACTACCGGCTTTTTATACGCTTCTGCAAAATGCACATACGGTTCGGAACCGATCACGATGCTGACATGCGCAGGGCCGATGAAACCATCTATCGGTACGGTGCCGTAATCGCGCACTTCGGGCGATTCAAGAATATGCGTGATGGCAGACGGCGTCAGCACATGACAACAGAGAACGCTGAAATTAT harbors:
- the hypD gene encoding hydrogenase formation protein HypD; the encoded protein is MKYINEFRDGDIAQKIADRIAAEVDPARKYSFMEFCGGHTHAISRYGISDLLPANVRMIHGPGCPVCVLPIGRIDHALTLALERNVIVCTYGDTMRVPASGGVSLTKAKARGGDIRMVYSAMDAVRIAMENPDREVVFFAIGFETTTPPTALVIRDAYARGLDNFSVLCCHVLTPSAITHILESPEVRDYGTVPIDGFIGPAHVSIVIGSEPYVHFAEAYKKPVVIAGFEPLDVMQAILMLVRQVNEGRSEVENEFTRAVTSHGNLRAQAMVAEVFELRPSFEWRGLGEVPFSALRIRSTYARFDAETRYDLAYKPVPDNKACECGAILRGVKEPADCKIFGTVCTPENPMGSCMVSSEGACAAHYSYGRFKDIAVVAA